Within the Legionella pneumophila subsp. pneumophila str. Philadelphia 1 genome, the region ATTGCTGACGTAAGCAAACCAGTGCTACAGGCCCTATGGAATAGCTAATCATTAATATTGCCACAAGAAAAGCTGACATTTCTTGCCATCCGTGCAACACGAGCGACATGGTGGCAGCGAGTAAGAAATTTACGCCTAAACTAACCCAAGGAACTTGATACCTGTTTTGTTTTGTAAGAATTACAGGTGTAGGAACAACTGAGCCCATACTACTTAGCATGTGAGCTGCTGTGGTTGAATAAACAAGACCAGTGGAATAAGGTGATATAAAAGCATCGGCGTACAATAAAATACTCAACCAAAGCATACCGGCCAGTGCAGCGAGAGCAGCAAATGGTCCTGCATCACCAGTAAAAGACAAATTCACCCACCCTTTTTCCAGCGCTTGTTCGCTAACACTCCCAATAAAGGACCATTGCAAACCAGTGTAAAGCAGTGTCACGAACACTAATGAACCACCCAAAATCAGAGGTATGTATTGTCCTGGTTTCTCCAATTCACCCATCATGATAACCACTTGTCGAAACCCTAAAAGTGAAAAAAGCACACCTCCGCTTGACATTGCTGCCATAACGCCCTGCCAGCCATAAGGCATAAAACCACCGTGCTGAAAAAAATTACCCGGGTGATAACTCATGGTTACCAAGCTTGCGATAGTAAGAATAGGGATTATTATCTTCCAGATAGTAAATGCGGCATTAATGCGGGCAAACAAACCAATACCAAAATAATTAAACAAAATAAAACTCATTAATACAAGCAGCGACAACATATAACCTGTTGGCGTATTTCGATAGTGCAAAGCGTCATGAGATACCAGATCTGGAATGTAATTACTAGCATATTGAATGACACCTTGCGTTTCAATCACTGGCAAAATGGCCAGGGAAAACCAAGTCATGACATTCATGATAATGCCAGTCAAACGTCCATGGGTATATAAAGGCAAGCAAGCCAGGCTGTCGGACTGTGGAAACATCGTACCTAATTCAGCGTAAGATAAAGCAACAAACAGAAGTAAAAAACCTGCCAGTGGCCAAGCGATAATGGCAGCAGGACCAGCAAAATGAGCAGAATATAAAGAACCAAATAACCAGCCTGAGCCTACCATGCTGGTAATTGAAATCCAAAGTAAACTCAAAGCACTTAAATTTTTATTCATCTGATTTTCACATGTCCTTATGATTTTGATGCAGGCAAACAATTCACCAGTCAGCAGAGCGAAATCATTATATTTTTGCATTGTAAACAGAAATATCATGACTACCAACCCTATAAGAGTCAAGTTTAACCAGGTATGTTATAAATACCTTCCTGCATCAGGAAAAATGAAAAACAAGAACTTGCAGCAGTGATTTTCTTTGCTATGGATTCAGCATTTTTCACTCTGCAATCTCTCGCTTGATAGTATCCTTGCTTCGATTGCTTAGCTGCCCTCCCTTAAGCTATAGTTAGGTCTCTAGTGAATTATGATCTGCGACCAGGAGTGTCTATGGATGGAAAAGTTGGGAGTACAACAACCGGGTGTCCGGTGATACATGGCGGTATGACGTCTACAGGAACATCCAACACGGCATGGTGGCCAAATGCCTTGAACCTGGATATATTGCATCAGCATGACACCAAGACAAATCCAATGGAAAAAGATTTCAACTACCGTGAAGAAGTCAAAAAACTGGATTTTGAGGCACTCAAAAAAGATTTGCATGCTTTAATGACTGACAGTCAGGCGTGGTGGCCTGCTGATTGGGGACACTACGGTGGTCTAATGATTCGCATGTCCTGGCATGCTGCTGGTTCCTATCGCGTGGCTGATGGGCGTGGCGGTGCAGGTACTGGCAATCAGCGTTTCGCTCCATTGAATTCCTGGCCTGACAATGTGAACCTGGATAAAGCACGTCGCTTGTTATGGCCGATCAAGAAAAAATACGGCAACAAAATCAGTTGGGCAGACTTGATTGTCCTGGCCGGTACTATCGCTTATGAGTCAATGGGACTTAAAACATTCGGTTTTGGTTTTGGCCGTGAAGACATTTGGCATCCTGAAAAAGATGTTTACTGGGGTTCAGAACAAGAATGGTTGGGCGCCAAGCGTTACGATGGCAAAAGCCGCGAGTCTCTGGAAAACCCGCTGGCGGCAGTACAAATGGGATTAATTTATGTAAATCCCGAAGGAGTGAATGGACAACCTGATCCGCTTCGCACAGCGCAGGATGTTCGTGTAACCTTCGGACGGATGGCAATGAACGACGAGGAAACCGTTGCTCTGACTGCCGGAGGACATACTGTTGGCAAATGTCATGGCAATGGCAATGCAAAACTTTTGGGCCCCAATCCTGAAGCCGCTAATGTTGAGGACCAAGGGCTTGGCTGGATTAACAAAACCACCAGAGGCATAGGCCGTAATACTGTTTCAAGCGGCATTGAAGGCGCATGGACAACACACCCTACCCAGTGGGACAATGGCTACTTCTATTTATTGCTGAATTACGATTGGGAACTGAAAAAAAGCCCCGCCGGTGCCTGGCAATGGGAGCCCATCCATATTAAGGAAGAAGATAAACCAGTAGATGTTGAAGACCCTGCCATCCGGCACAACCCGATCATGACTGATGCTGACATGGCAATGAAAATGGATCCCGTTTATCGTAAAATTGCAGAGCGCTTTTACCAAGATCCCGACTATTTTGCAGAAGTTTTCGCTCGAGCCTGGTTCAAACTGACTCATCGCGATATGGGGCCGAAGACGCGCTACATTGGCCCTGATGTTCCTAAAGAAGATTTAATTTGGCAAGATCCGGTGCCTGCTGGTAACAGGGCATATGATATTGCTGCCGCCAAAGCAAAAATTGCGGCCAGCAATCTGACCATCGGTGAAATGGTTTCTACTGCATGGGACAGCGCGCGCACTTTCCGCGGCTCAGATAAGCGCGGTGGTGCGAACGGAGCACGTATACGACTAAAGCCACAAAAAGACTGGGAAGGCAATGAGCCACAACGCCTGACTAAAGTCTTGCAAATTCTTGAAGACATCGCTACTGATACAGGCGCAAGCGTGGCAGATGTGATTATACTTGCCGGAAATGTCGGTATCGAGAAGGCTGCCAAGGCAGCTGGCTTTGACATTATCGTTCCCTTTGCTCCTGGCCGTGGGGATGCAACCGATGACATGACGGATGCAGAATCCTTTGACGTTCTGGAACCGCTTCATGATGGCTATCGCAACTGGCTTAAGAAGACATATGATGTCCGTCCTGAAGAGCTCATGCTAGATCGCACTCAGCTCATGGGACTGACAGCCCATGAGATGACAGTCCTTGTTGGGGGTCTGCGCGTGTTGGGTACTAATCACAACAATACCCAATATGGCGTATTCACTGATCGCGTTGGTGCCCTGACTAATGACTTTTTTGTCAACTTGACCGATATGGCCAATGTATGGATACCAAGCAAAGACAATTTGTACGAAATTCGAGACCGTAAAGCGGGTAACATCAAGTGGACAGCGACTCGTGTAGATCTGGTTTTTGGCTCTAATTCGATTCTGCGCTCCTATGCTGAAGTCTATGCCCAGGATGATAACAAGGGAAAATTCATACAGGACTTTGTTGCAGCATGGACAAAGGTTATGAATGCTGATCGCTTTGATTTGGCATAATCCTTTGCAAGTTGTCATACCATAGATAATCATAGTAGAAATAGTTCCGATTATGTTTAGCTTTGATTGCCTTTCATCGCATCAAAACTAAACATAGCGTACTACCATAAAATGTTGTTTCAAAAGCGAACATTTATGATGGTTTGCATTAGGCCTGATTAACCTAACTTGTCTCTTTTGTTTTATTTCTGCGTTGCAAACGTTTCTGTAAGTCTCATCTACTGCATGTAAACCCCAATCTTCAAAACGCTTGCGCCCTGCCCTAAAACAAAATGATCAGATCATGCAAGAGGTCTATTTATATTATGTCTCAGCACAAACGACATGCTTCAGCATTTATATCACTGATGGGTTGAGTTACTCTTGGGATGAAAATTGTTAAGAACCATATGGATTAACAAATTAACATCACGGATATTAAAAGTTTCATCCATATCCAGAATATTATTATCTTGAAAAATTATGTGATTTCCATCAAATTTTACTTTAATTCTTCGGTGCCTGTTTTCACCTTCTTCAACTTCAGGTATTTCTATTTCAATTCTTTTGCTAAATGGATTACCGTCCAGATCAATATCTTCTTTATAGTAAGTGATAATTTTTGATTGTTTTTCATAATAATCGAGCGGTCTCTCTGAAGCAAATCCCCAAGGAATAGGGTAGTGAGATTCGGTAATAATTTCTGTATCAATACCGTCTATCTCTTTTTTTCCACATAAATATATTGGCTGGATTTTTGTGTTAGATCACTGTTTTTCGTACCATAAACTAATAAATTAATTCGTGCTTTTTTCTTGAATCAACCACAGGGCAGGAAGAGTCAACAAAGCCATCACCATCAAATAAATAGAAAATGCAAAATGGATGAAAGCATAACTTAATAGCAAAATAATGAGTGGTGCTGTGCCTCCAAATAGGGAATTAGACAAGTTAAAAAATAAAGTAAAGCCACTGGCCCGCTCTTCCTGTGGTAATTGTTCAAGGCTGGCGGTAAATGCACTTCCAATAAAAAAAGAGATAATGACAGCCAAAACACTGCAGGCGACAGTAATTTGTAATAAAGTACCTGTATTGATCAAATAATTTATTACCAAAACCGTACATAAAGTTGCAATTAAACTCACCGCCAAGGGAAAGCGTCTGCCTAAAATATCAGAGGTGAAACCTGATAATAAGAGACCCATGCTATAACAAATCATCCCTATGATAATAACATCCATCGCTGTAGTTAATGGCAACTCCTGCTGTTGCAGGTATGAAGGCATATAAACAAAAAATGTATAAAAGCTACTGTTGCAATAAATTGCCAAAAGAAAAATAGCAGCAATTGCTTTTTTCCGATAATGCCAGGCATTTAATATGGGATGAGATTGTCTTTGAGCAACTACTTTTGCAAAATCGGTTAATTCTCTGGTTTGACTTCGCAAATAAAGTCCGGCAAAACCTACGAATATTCCTATTAAAAATGGGAAGCGCCAGAAGGAATCGAGATGCTGTTTGGAAAAAAACAGCATGGTTATTTTGCTGACTATTATTGCAAGCAACAGCCCACAAATCGAACCCAAGGTGACAAAGCTGACTGCTAAACCTTTATGGCGCATGCTCACATTTTCATAAATGTAAATACTGGCTAAGGTCATTTCCCCTGCCACAGAAACCCCTTGAGTTAATCGACAGAACGTGAGCAAAATTGGAGCAAAAATACCGGCTTCTTGGTAAGTAGGTAATAAACCAATAAAACCTGATGAAAAAGTCATGACCATAAGAGTTATGGTCAATGTTTTTTTGCGACCAATTTGGTCACCCAGATTCCCTAACCAATAAGCAGAGAATGGCCGAACAAGGAAACCTGCCGCGAAAATACCAAATGTTGCGATGAGAGCAGTGTGTTTATCGGTAGTGGGGAAAAAAAGCGGCGCCAAAATAGGCGCCATAAACCCATAAATGGCATAGTCGTACATTTCAAACAAGGTACCAAAAGAGGCTGCCGCAATAATCCTTTTATCCATATCCAATCTGTTGTTTTTGTTTTACGGGTAAGTGGTACAGCCTACTTTAACTCAATTGATTTCTGCTCTTGCTTCTCTGTCTCCACCTCCTCTATGACAGGTGTACTACGACTAAAGAAACCAGCTATACTAGGTCTTGATGGTAACACAGACACAATCAATTGTCTTAGTGAAACTGTTTCAGACTCAAGAGGTCTGGGTAATTCGTCAAGAGAAAGTTTTTGCGGGTGACTTGCAATATAGTCATTACTGTCTTCGAGGTATTTACAAATAAATGATTCATAAACCCCCAGACCTGTATCATACTTTAGCAAATACAAATCAGCCAAATGCGTGTCCAGTTGTCCATCACTGTTTCTGCCATATTTGGTCTCAAGAAATGTTATTCCTTGTTCGCTTAATGAGGCCCAATGCCACTGTTTATAGATATCTCTTTTAATACGATACTCTTCAGGACAGGGATCAACGAAATGTTCAAGTTGAGAATTGGATTCAATGCTTTCTGCAAGCGTTGCATGCCCTGCCCCTAAGGTAAGATCACCTGTATGATTGACATGAATTTGGTAGGGTGTGTCCTGGCCATAGCCCTCTCCTGGACGAATATCCCAACCCGTGTAACGAAGCAGAGGACGAACTGTATAACGCAGAGTAGAGAACGCACCCAGATTTCCTTCTACAGCAGCTTGAAAAGTGGAAAAGGTATTATTCAGAATGCATCTTACTGTTACATTGGATTGCAGTTTGAATTGATCACTGACTTTTTTTGCCACTGCAGCACCAAAGGAGTCGCCTTGAAAAAGGATATCATCAATTGATATGCCTTTTTCAAGCAAGGTATTGGCCAGCGCTATTCCAGTGTTAACCATATCATTGACTTCTAACACTTCACCGCCCAGTTTTCTCATGCCCGGGTATTCAAAGGCGTAATAATGCGCTCCCGTTATTTGAACAGCTTTTGCTATATCAATCAGGCAATCTTGATATTGTGTTCCTATTCCAGTGAAATAAATCACATGTTTTCCCTTCCCGACAGCTTTGAACTTCTCATTAGGTGTGGAGCTTGATTGATTAGAATTATTCTGAAAGCCTATCACCTCGGTCATACAGGTTTTTTGGTTGGCTAAAGTCACCTCGATTTCAAAGCGCTGAAAGTCTATACCGGATAATTGTTCATGGTAGGGAGAATCCTCTTGACGTATTGCTTCTACAAAAGAGGCAAAACGTTCTTCAAGTGACATCTCTGAATTACCGAAACCATTTTTGACATACCAGTCCTCTCTATTGGGAGGAAAGGTTCTTAAAGCTATTTGTCTTTGCAACCAGATTTGTATACTTGAATTCGGCATAACACCCCCTTTTTTTTGATCAATAAGTGTGCATACAATTTGCTAATGAGTCAACATTTCTTTGCGCATCTTTATTAGAGATAATTCTTATTTTCAGCACAGCACCGATTTGCACCCGATTGCAACAAAACAAACTCACTTTAACCCTGCGCTTATAAGAAATTTGTATAGACAATATACAAACGATTGATTTCAATAATGAACAACTGGTTGATATTATCCTCGTTTTGATCAAAACATAATCTATGTATTTGGGAGATTTTCACCATGTTTTACGAATTAATATTAACCAGAACCAGCAACCTGATACAAGAATTTATCTCTATTCCTCATGGCGTTACTTCTCTTGACTTGAGTTTAAATGAATTAGGCAATATAAGTAATGCTGAATTAATTCAGGCCTTTCATTATATACCTGACAGCGTTATATCGTTGGATTTGACTAACAATCACTTATGCGACAAAAGTGGTGCAGAATTGGCACAACTCCTGGCCGCCATCCCTGCCAATGTCACTTCTCTTGATTTAAGCTCTAATAATCTCGACAGAAGAAGTGGTGCTGAGTTAGCACAAGCCTTTGCTGCTATCCCAGCCAGTGTAACTTCGCTTAATTTGCATTGTAATTACCTGGGCAATAACCGTGGAGTGGAGTTAGCACAAGCCTTTGCGGCCATCCCCGAAAATGTGACCTCACTGGATTTAAGTATGAACTATTTCGACCTGGAAAGTAGTGCTGACTTATCACAAATTTTTACCAGTATCCCTCCTCACGTGGCGTCACTTAATTTGAGCTTTAACTCCTTGCATGAAGTACCCTTTGAAAAGCTGGCACTCCTTAATGATTCGCTAAAGCATGTGCAAACTGTTTACTTGAGCTTTTATAGTGTCAAAGAAATGTCCAAAGAACAACGAAGAGCACTGGGCGCTGCATTTCCCAATGCGCAAAAAATCATTTTGATTGATGATTATGGCCATGAAATTCAACCGTCTATAACAATTTCTAACCTGATTAGGGAGCTTTCTGGAAAGGCAGATGCTCCATCCTTGTTAAATCAATGTATTCTTTTTACCCAAAGACATCAAAAAGACAGTGATAACAAGATCATCCCTAAGGAATTAGAAGAGAGCATTCGAACTTTTAACTCTCGCTGATTGATAATCTTGAGCAACCGTCGTTCGCTCTTGTCAATGAATTAAAAAATACCAAAAACTTGTTTGACTCTTCGAGTCAAACAAGAAATGGAATAATCGACAAAGAGAAACAACTCTTGCTAATCTTTGAAAGTTGTCGGGGAATTAAGCATTTTGGATATTTCTCCAAGATGCATTTCTTCTTCTTGAATCATTTGTCTTGCAAATTCTTCAACTAACACCGACTTATTTTCTGCATATTGTAATAGTTGATAATACAAATCCAGACTTTGCCTTTCATGCTCAAGCGACTCTTCTAAAATATTACTGATATTATGCTCATGAGTCTCTAATAACTTACCGATTTTAAGTGTAGGATGATAGGAAAAATGGGTAATGAGCTCACCGATTAGATGAGCGTGGTTCAAACTTTCTTGAGCCTGATCTCGCATCCATTTGCAGATCGGGATGCGATTAAATCCAAAGACCATAAAGGAGTAATGAGTATAGCGCACAACACCCGCTAGCTCGATTTCCAATAATTTATTTAGAGTTTTTATGATGGCATCATCAATGTCTTGAGTTTCAGATCTTCTATGTTTCATAGGATTACCTGTCATTTTACTTATCTAAGTATAGAATAATTTCAAGAAAATCTCGAAGCGTTATCAGTTATTGAGAATTGCCTCTCATATCTAACATAAGCCCTGATACAAAGATGACATCTGGCAGGCTTGGATACATAAAAAACTGGCTACACAAAATAATTATTCAATTTTACCAATATATTGCCACTTCTATCATTCAAGGCGGCTTGATGGAAGAAAATTATGTTCTTTTTATTTACTACTTAAGGATTAATAGAAAACATGGGCATAACCTGATCTTAATGATCTATATTAGCGATAAAAACATAAAATTTATAAATATTGAAAAAAACATTTGCATTTAACTCAAGATTTGCATTAATCTGAATGGGACTCACAAGGAAAAGGAGATCACCATGAGTAACAAAGCGAAAAACACTCACCTCAAAAATGGAGATAGTCAAACCAAACAAGCTTATACCAATCAGGCTTCACCACTTTTTTTTAGTCAAAAGCAAATAACCCCCTCATCGGGAACACTGGAAACAAAAAAACCACAGGAAGGAAAACAACCCACTCAAGAAATCAGCCTTGAGACAACCACAGACATTTTATTAGCTGCTATTTTGCAAGAATTGAAAACGCAAAATATGATTGAACTCATGAAGCTCAAAGCTCAACAGGAACATGAGCAAGAGGAATTAGAAACCATTGAAGCAATGAAAGAGAAAGATGATGCCCGGTTTAATGAAATCCGTCAAACGATGTATGCCTGATTAACAGGACATCCTTACTTAACCAATTAACGGATAACCGTTAATTGGTTTATCCTCTGACAAGAGTAAATGTTACCTAAAAGAAAAGCCCCTAACCTCATTAGATTTCTTACATAATCTGTTTATTTTATTTACGCATCACATAGTAGGTATTCATAATGTCATGTTCCAGATAATGCTTTTCAATTTTTCCAAAACCAGCCTCAACCAGCATTTTTTCTGCAAGCTCCTCTCCCCAGGCCGCGCCAAGACCTAAGCCATTTTGTGAGAGGGATACAGTCATACAATGCATACAGGAGATAGTGTAAATAAGCGCCCCCAGCGGATGATGAACATTCCCTGCCACATCACTGGAGGTTTTGATATCCTGCATCAGGAAAATACCATGAGGCTTCAATGCCTTGAATACGTTGCTCAGTACCTGCGCTGGCTTAGCCTGGTCATGAATCACGTCAAAGCTGGTAATAAGATCATATTTCTCCTGCTCATCCCAGACCGACAAATCCATTTTTTCAAAAT harbors:
- the katG gene encoding catalase/peroxidase HPI codes for the protein MDGKVGSTTTGCPVIHGGMTSTGTSNTAWWPNALNLDILHQHDTKTNPMEKDFNYREEVKKLDFEALKKDLHALMTDSQAWWPADWGHYGGLMIRMSWHAAGSYRVADGRGGAGTGNQRFAPLNSWPDNVNLDKARRLLWPIKKKYGNKISWADLIVLAGTIAYESMGLKTFGFGFGREDIWHPEKDVYWGSEQEWLGAKRYDGKSRESLENPLAAVQMGLIYVNPEGVNGQPDPLRTAQDVRVTFGRMAMNDEETVALTAGGHTVGKCHGNGNAKLLGPNPEAANVEDQGLGWINKTTRGIGRNTVSSGIEGAWTTHPTQWDNGYFYLLLNYDWELKKSPAGAWQWEPIHIKEEDKPVDVEDPAIRHNPIMTDADMAMKMDPVYRKIAERFYQDPDYFAEVFARAWFKLTHRDMGPKTRYIGPDVPKEDLIWQDPVPAGNRAYDIAAAKAKIAASNLTIGEMVSTAWDSARTFRGSDKRGGANGARIRLKPQKDWEGNEPQRLTKVLQILEDIATDTGASVADVIILAGNVGIEKAAKAAGFDIIVPFAPGRGDATDDMTDAESFDVLEPLHDGYRNWLKKTYDVRPEELMLDRTQLMGLTAHEMTVLVGGLRVLGTNHNNTQYGVFTDRVGALTNDFFVNLTDMANVWIPSKDNLYEIRDRKAGNIKWTATRVDLVFGSNSILRSYAEVYAQDDNKGKFIQDFVAAWTKVMNADRFDLA
- the sdbC gene encoding Dot/Icm T4SS effector SdbC codes for the protein MPNSSIQIWLQRQIALRTFPPNREDWYVKNGFGNSEMSLEERFASFVEAIRQEDSPYHEQLSGIDFQRFEIEVTLANQKTCMTEVIGFQNNSNQSSSTPNEKFKAVGKGKHVIYFTGIGTQYQDCLIDIAKAVQITGAHYYAFEYPGMRKLGGEVLEVNDMVNTGIALANTLLEKGISIDDILFQGDSFGAAVAKKVSDQFKLQSNVTVRCILNNTFSTFQAAVEGNLGAFSTLRYTVRPLLRYTGWDIRPGEGYGQDTPYQIHVNHTGDLTLGAGHATLAESIESNSQLEHFVDPCPEEYRIKRDIYKQWHWASLSEQGITFLETKYGRNSDGQLDTHLADLYLLKYDTGLGVYESFICKYLEDSNDYIASHPQKLSLDELPRPLESETVSLRQLIVSVLPSRPSIAGFFSRSTPVIEEVETEKQEQKSIELK
- a CDS encoding MFS transporter encodes the protein MDKRIIAAASFGTLFEMYDYAIYGFMAPILAPLFFPTTDKHTALIATFGIFAAGFLVRPFSAYWLGNLGDQIGRKKTLTITLMVMTFSSGFIGLLPTYQEAGIFAPILLTFCRLTQGVSVAGEMTLASIYIYENVSMRHKGLAVSFVTLGSICGLLLAIIVSKITMLFFSKQHLDSFWRFPFLIGIFVGFAGLYLRSQTRELTDFAKVVAQRQSHPILNAWHYRKKAIAAIFLLAIYCNSSFYTFFVYMPSYLQQQELPLTTAMDVIIIGMICYSMGLLLSGFTSDILGRRFPLAVSLIATLCTVLVINYLINTGTLLQITVACSVLAVIISFFIGSAFTASLEQLPQEERASGFTLFFNLSNSLFGGTAPLIILLLSYAFIHFAFSIYLMVMALLTLPALWLIQEKSTN
- a CDS encoding ferritin-like domain-containing protein; the protein is MKHRRSETQDIDDAIIKTLNKLLEIELAGVVRYTHYSFMVFGFNRIPICKWMRDQAQESLNHAHLIGELITHFSYHPTLKIGKLLETHEHNISNILEESLEHERQSLDLYYQLLQYAENKSVLVEEFARQMIQEEEMHLGEISKMLNSPTTFKD
- a CDS encoding APC family permease — its product is MNKNLSALSLLWISITSMVGSGWLFGSLYSAHFAGPAAIIAWPLAGFLLLFVALSYAELGTMFPQSDSLACLPLYTHGRLTGIIMNVMTWFSLAILPVIETQGVIQYASNYIPDLVSHDALHYRNTPTGYMLSLLVLMSFILFNYFGIGLFARINAAFTIWKIIIPILTIASLVTMSYHPGNFFQHGGFMPYGWQGVMAAMSSGGVLFSLLGFRQVVIMMGELEKPGQYIPLILGGSLVFVTLLYTGLQWSFIGSVSEQALEKGWVNLSFTGDAGPFAALAALAGMLWLSILLYADAFISPYSTGLVYSTTAAHMLSSMGSVVPTPVILTKQNRYQVPWVSLGVNFLLAATMSLVLHGWQEMSAFLVAILMISYSIGPVALVCLRQQLPHYKRPFRLQGSNLIGFLGFYVCTVGVYWAGFHSVRKLLVITILGVVCSFLYCLMKNTHREIDSKQALWFIFYLFGLGIFSFLGNYGGKHILPQYWDLLYLLVFSLLVFGFALLSRKPSAHTQNMVAQNTRTTITAPAFSIERYDIA
- the legL6 gene encoding Dot/Icm T4SS effector LegL6, with translation MFYELILTRTSNLIQEFISIPHGVTSLDLSLNELGNISNAELIQAFHYIPDSVISLDLTNNHLCDKSGAELAQLLAAIPANVTSLDLSSNNLDRRSGAELAQAFAAIPASVTSLNLHCNYLGNNRGVELAQAFAAIPENVTSLDLSMNYFDLESSADLSQIFTSIPPHVASLNLSFNSLHEVPFEKLALLNDSLKHVQTVYLSFYSVKEMSKEQRRALGAAFPNAQKIILIDDYGHEIQPSITISNLIRELSGKADAPSLLNQCILFTQRHQKDSDNKIIPKELEESIRTFNSR